The genome window caaatcatcaatattaCTATGGATTCTTGCCAGCCAGAGTTCAACATCATGCAGATTTCTTGGGTATTTTCCATCACGAATCTCCTCATAAACTGAATCCGGCCGATACAAGCTCCCAGTAGCCCAAATTCACTAGCATGTCGAGAAAGAAGCTCAGGAACAATAAGGACATCAGCAGCAGAGGGACGGTTTCGACGGGGAGAATCAGCCATTGTTGTTGCTATAAGTAAATTCAAAAGGAGTTTTTTGGTAGGTTGGGTAGAGATGGCCTCTTGGATTTATAGGCAGAGCAGCAGCTAGTCACGAGATATTGTAATCTTTCAGCAGAAACAGATTTTCAGGGAATCGTTTGACCACGGAATGTATTTCAGAGAAAATAACCATTTTAGGTCTGTTTAGACCTGCACAGCACGCAAATTCAGTACACATTTACTACGATCTTATGTACAAGGAGGCTCAACAATCCAAAAGAAACAAAGATGGCATGACTACAGAAATTTCAGTCCGCATGTATTTAAGAGAGAATcgttttttggttgttaggaaACATAAATTTTCAGGGAATCGTTTGACTACGGAAATTTCAGTCTGTATGTATTTCAAAGAAATcgtttttttggttgttaggcTCGGGCCGTATGTTCTAAATGTTTTTCAattactcctttttttttggccCTTTTTTCATCTTCCACCTCCTCTTCTGTATCTCTCCCTTCTGCAACACCATCACCACTTCACTGTCTTGAACCATTCTTTTCCGGTGATGGACCAAACACGTTAGACGAATAAATTGATCCTTGTAATTTTCCGGAGATGGACCAAAGGTTGAAGAACTGCAGATGATATGGTGATCACCTTTTAACTGTTTAGATCGGGGGTTGAGGATGAAAGCTTGCACAAGTGGTAGGTTAACTGGTATTTTGTGGGGAAAGTTATCCCATTCTGTTATTTATTAGAATCCTTTTATGCATATGGGATTTTAATCGAAGTTATTCCAGGTTTTTGTAAAAGAAGAACCCTTCTGGCCGTCTCTGCCATGCCATTTTATTTTGCTTAATCGGCTGCCTTTCCTTAAATATTACTAATTTGTTATAAAAATCTGTCTCAAACTCAAACAAACAGTACATATTAATACGATAAGTGGCTGTTTTGGCACTTTGGCTGGCATTGCCATGAGACAGAATCAGAGGAAAGAATACTCCTTCAGCTTTGTATGGTGCAAACGTCGGAACATGATACCAATACCAGTTGAACTGCATATGGACCATCTTCTTGTCCCACACTGTAAACAAAGCAAACAAGTGCCATTGGACTTTTCTTCTCTCGAGGCAAGTAGAGTTGAAATTTCAAGGTGTTGTGTTTTAGTAGGACCACATGAAGAATGACAAAATCGCTAGACCCTAGTACATCATTCGAGACTCAAAAAGGAAGATGGACAAAGCCACCCTATGTGGACTATCTAATCTCCTAATGACAAAAGAACTTAATAGATATCCCATAAACTTTAATGCATCAAGGTAAAAGGACGTTTCAAGGACCATGCGTGCAGTAACTGAAATGCTCAAGAACTTGGTAagaggacttctaagaaaaggcAGAAGCAATATTGGCTAACTTGGAATTGCCGAGTGATAACTTATTACTAACAACATAAACAATGGCAAAACATACTTACAAAGAGGTGCATTCACATGATCGACAGAAGCAACAATACGAATATGGGAGCAAGCAGCAATTCGTGCAAGATACTGTTGCGTTTCAGAGTCTCTTAATCCAGGCCCATCAATGTTATGAATAACAAGGCATACATCAAAGTCATTTTCATGCTGCTGTCTTGACCCATGCAAAAATGAAAGAAGATCGTCCATTGATTGAGAACTAAAGGGTTGTTGAACTTTGCCCAGACCTGCTGAAGGAGTCTTTCCACTGCTTTTCAATTGACCACACAAAAGTTCAGCCATGGCCACCACAACCTGAATTTGAAGCATAAAACCACAAAAGTCTTCAATTAAGGCCTTTTTAGATCCAAATCCATATATGAGAAGGGCAAAACCACATCTGACACATGAGAGATGATTAGTGAATAACATACAAAAAGGTACGATAAGGAAGGCTGCCTAAGCAATAGCAAATTAGTAGATATATCCCACAGACAATCAATttgcaaatgacaaaaaaaggcAAATTGGCATGTCATATCAAAGAAATGTGGAACCAACCTTGTCAATttatatttaaagaaaaaaatatcaacCGCAACAACAAAAGTGTCTGGAACTGAGTAAgacaaaattacaaaaacaaatgCATACATGATCGCATTATAAAAGAAGGGAGGAAGGActttgagaagaagaaagagaagttcCATCAAAACAATAGCTTGGGTTAATCCCTTTCAACGGGAAGGGCGTACAACAAACTATAGTTCTCTAAATAACTGATGAGGGAAGTTCATACAACTTCTAACAAGTTCCATCTAATCttcataaaatcatcaaaatataTAGAACTGATGAAGGAAATCTACTATGCATCAGAGAAAAAGGAATCGCCACTAAACCAACCTTGTCAATttatatttaaagaaaaaatatcaaCCACAACCACAAGAATCAATACAGGTATAAgtgcctatatatgcatatattttacTCTATACTCCAATTTTGTAAATTATCTCATCCAGTAAAATTAATCGTCATATTATCTTCTCAAGACCGTGGAATACCCAATAGAATATATAGCAGCATATAAAACCATTTAGTAGAAAACCTGAAACAAGTAAAAGAATTGAAAACCCCCCAAATTCGTTATATTATATATCAGGCAAAGCAACTGTTTCACCTTGCACCATCCAGTCGATCAAGATCATACCTCAACTCCAAAACCCACTGGGGATATAAACTTTTGTAACTGCCCATCAAAGCCAAAATCTCCTTCTCATGTTTGGGTTCAGTGTTAACCATCGCTGCTCTTAGTTCCTGTacattgaaaatttaaaaaaaaaatacaagaaagagCACATTCTTTTGGAAAatgtaccaaaaaaaaaccataaattcTATTAGATATTAATTGATAAAATCGAAAAGGACACCTGCTCACCAACGAGATCGATATCGGAGCGCTTGTTAGTTGACTTCTTGCCGGACCCGCCCAATTCTTTCGCCAGAAAATAATTTCTAGAGAATCTGAATTCCTCGTCATCTCTGTCGGAGATTTCGTCCACGATAATCCAATAGCCGGACTGAGCAAACAAAGTGCAAAACCAATTTGAGAGAGAATACAAAATCTCCGGACGAATAAAAACGAAATACGAATACTGAGGATAAATGTTGAACCAGCCCTAGTTGCTCCTCATTTTCCCGCCTTTTAGTCCCGGGTTACCGGGAAGAGCTCTCGAAACCCGCCTGTTCAAGGGCAAAacggtaaaaaaaaaacaatgagtgTGAGCTTTACCCAAAAAATTATCGAACTGAACCGAACCAGTTCAGGGCATTCGGTTTGGGTTTTAACATTATTTCGTTGCTTCTCATTGTATTTGAACGTTTGGCAGGCATATGCTTAATTCAACtgaaacactaaataaaatgaGAGATCAAACCACTCAATCAAATTTGATTTGATATGTACAAAATTTGTGGCGGGGTGAATCCAACTATTAAGtgttattttgtttaatttgggtCCTTTTGagaatattcttttttttgacctattctcaaaatttatttttttgacctATTTGTGGTGAAGTGAGCTAAATTTCAAACTAAGTAAAAGGTGAAACGCAATGACAAAATTTAC of Tripterygium wilfordii isolate XIE 37 chromosome 13, ASM1340144v1, whole genome shotgun sequence contains these proteins:
- the LOC120012569 gene encoding origin of replication complex subunit 2-like → MSFPLVRPVTRVRTSNSTPLIFVFVCSATRTFLEHYSCKDKFDLLDNLSKFLAPVAFLPISQRHVAPTRLPALHVPIGLGLGTLLSPGSSRTSLSHLGIFKDLAYALWTHWGGLATRSILIDVFNGASSGFRELFPGWFNIYPQYSYFVFIRPEILYSLSNWFCTLFAQSGYWIIVDEISDRDDEEFRFSRNYFLAKELGGSGKKSTNKRSDIDLVGEQELRAAMVNTEPKHEKEILALMGSYKSLYPQWVLELRCGFALLIYGFGSKKALIEDFCGFMLQIQVVVAMAELLCGQLKSSGKTPSAGLGKVQQPFSSQSMDDLLSFLHGSRQQHENDFDVCLVIHNIDGPGLRDSETQQYLARIAACSHIRIVASVDHVNAPLLWDKKMVHMQFNWYWYHVPTFAPYKAEGVFFPLILSHGNASQSAKTATYRINMYCLFEFETDFYNKLVIFKERQPIKQNKMAWQRRPEGFFFYKNLE